Below is a genomic region from Vulgatibacter sp..
GTTCTGAGCCGGGGGGCAGGAAGGCGCAGGGTCGCCATGGCTTCGTCACTCGATCGAGGCATCCATCCGGACGTAGAGGTAGGATGGTGGGCCGGGGGACGATCGAGGGGCGGCGCCGCGTTGACATCCCCCGAGGAAGCGGAGAGGACGGGCGGATGGCGATTCCCAACCAGGTGCGAGAACAGGCGGCGGAGCAGCCGCCCGAGATCTTGGCAGAGGTGGCGCCGCTTCCGGCGGACGCCGGGGTTGGCCGCGCCCCGACCGGCTACATGCTGCGCACCCTGGTGCAGGGGATGCGCCCCCACCAGTGGGTGAAGAACGGCTTCCTCTTCGCGCCGCTCGTCTTCAGCCGGAACCTCTTCCACCTCGAAGCCTTCCTCACCGCGGTGGCAGCGTTCTTCCTCTTCTCCGCCGCGGCTTCCGCCGTCTACCTCGGCAACGACGTCCTCGACGTGGAGGCCGACCGCAAGCACCCGGTGAAGCGCTTCCGGCCCATCGCCTCCGGCGCCCTGCCGATCCCGCTCGCAGCGGGGATGGCGGCCTTCCTCGCCGGCGGCTCGGTGGCGGTGGCCACCGCCATCGACTTGGCCTTCGCCGCGGTGATCCTCGGCTACCTGGTGATGAACACCGCCTATTCGGTGAGCCTCAAGCGGATCGCCTACGTGGACGTCGGCGTGATCGCCACCGGCTTCGTCCTCCGCGTCCTCGCCGGCGCGCTGGCGATCGCCGTGCCCACCTCCAACTGGCTCTTCGTCTGCACCTTCGCCCTCGCGCTCTTCCTCGGGCTGGGCAAGCGCAAGCACGAGCTCCTGGTGGCGGTGGAGTCGGGACACGACGGCACGAAGGCGCGCAAATCCCTGAAGGGCTACCAGCTCCGCCACGTGAACGTCGCGCTCCTGCTGGCAGGCGTCCTCGCCGCTGCGAGCTACGTGCTCTACACGGTGGCCCCCGAGACCCACGAGAAGTTCGACACCTACCTCCTCGCGCTCACCCTGCCCTTCCCGGCCTTCGGGATCTGGCGTTTCAACCAGCTGGTCAGCCACTCGGCCCGGGCGAGCAGCCCCACCGAGGCGCTGATCACGGACCCGCCCTTCGTGGCGAACATGGTGATCTGGGGCGTCGCGGTGGTGGCGATCCTCTACTCCGCGCTCTCGGGCATGCCCACGCCGGTCTGAACGGCGAATTGCCGGATCCGTCCGCCGGAGGTAGAAAGCACGACGGACGGAGTCACCGAGCGTCTTGCATCCCGATCGCTACGAGTCGTGGGGGCGTTTTCCCAAAGTCTGCAGGCAGGAAGTCCGCTCGCTGCGTTTTCGCAGCGATCCCCTTCCGGAAGCCGAAGGCCCCCTTCTGCCCTACGGCCTCGGACGCTCCTACGGCGACAGCTGCCTGAACGAGGGCGGCACCCTCCTCTCCACCACGAACCTCGACCGGCTGATCCACTTCGATCACGAGCGCGGGATCCTGCGCTGCGAGGCGGGCGTGTCGCTGGCGGAGATCCTGCGGCTCACCGTGCCGCGGGGCTGGTTCCTCCCGGTGACGCCGGGCACGAAATTCGTCACCCTCGGCGGCGCCATCGCCAACGACGTCCACGGCAAGAACCACCACGCCGACGGCACCTTCGGCAGGCACGTGCGCTGCTTCGAGGTGCTGCGTAGCGACGGCACCCGCCACCTCTGCTCGCCGGAGGAGAACGCCGGGCTCTTCCGCGCCACCATCGGCGGCCTCGGCCTCACCGGCGTCGTCACCTGGGCCGAGTTCCAGCTCCGGCCGGTGAGCAACCCGCTGATCGAGGCGGAGTCGGTGCGGATCCGCAGCCTCGACGAGTTCTACGAGGTCAACGCCGCCTCGGAGGCGGACTACCGCTACACCGTCGCCTGGATCGACGTGCTCGCCAGCGGCAGGAACCTCGGCCGCGGCCTCTACAACCGCGGCAACCACGCGGCGCCGGTCACCGCCGATCTGCCGAAGCTGCGCTGGGGTTCCCGCCTCGCCGTGCCGCTGGACGCGCCGGGCTGGGCGATCAACCCGCTCACCGTCCGCGCCTTCAACTTCGCCTACTATCACAAGCAGCTGCGGCGGGTGCAGGCGGGGCTGCTCCCCTACGAGCCCTTCTTCTACCCCCTCGACGCGGTGGCGAAGTGGAACCGCGTCTACGGCAAGCGGGGCTTCTTCCAGTACCAGTGCGTGGTGCCCACCGGCTCGGAGGCGATGCGCGAGATCATCCGCACCATCGCCCGCTCCGCGGAGGCCTCGCCGCTGGTGGTCCTCAAGACCTTCGGCGATCTGCCCTCGCCCG
It encodes:
- a CDS encoding decaprenyl-phosphate phosphoribosyltransferase, whose translation is MAIPNQVREQAAEQPPEILAEVAPLPADAGVGRAPTGYMLRTLVQGMRPHQWVKNGFLFAPLVFSRNLFHLEAFLTAVAAFFLFSAAASAVYLGNDVLDVEADRKHPVKRFRPIASGALPIPLAAGMAAFLAGGSVAVATAIDLAFAAVILGYLVMNTAYSVSLKRIAYVDVGVIATGFVLRVLAGALAIAVPTSNWLFVCTFALALFLGLGKRKHELLVAVESGHDGTKARKSLKGYQLRHVNVALLLAGVLAAASYVLYTVAPETHEKFDTYLLALTLPFPAFGIWRFNQLVSHSARASSPTEALITDPPFVANMVIWGVAVVAILYSALSGMPTPV
- a CDS encoding FAD-dependent oxidoreductase, producing MHPDRYESWGRFPKVCRQEVRSLRFRSDPLPEAEGPLLPYGLGRSYGDSCLNEGGTLLSTTNLDRLIHFDHERGILRCEAGVSLAEILRLTVPRGWFLPVTPGTKFVTLGGAIANDVHGKNHHADGTFGRHVRCFEVLRSDGTRHLCSPEENAGLFRATIGGLGLTGVVTWAEFQLRPVSNPLIEAESVRIRSLDEFYEVNAASEADYRYTVAWIDVLASGRNLGRGLYNRGNHAAPVTADLPKLRWGSRLAVPLDAPGWAINPLTVRAFNFAYYHKQLRRVQAGLLPYEPFFYPLDAVAKWNRVYGKRGFFQYQCVVPTGSEAMREIIRTIARSAEASPLVVLKTFGDLPSPGMLSFPRQGITLALDFPNRGERTFRLFEELDRLVADAGGALYPAKDARMPPAMFQRSFPRWREFATYVDPRFSSSFWRRVTHEF